A genomic region of Terriglobia bacterium contains the following coding sequences:
- a CDS encoding hybrid sensor histidine kinase/response regulator gives MKPKNPNDLSHLSMRELFRLEVENQTAILTRGLLRLEHNPQDSSTYETLMRAAHSVKGAARIVDHSIAVELAHTMEDWFVAAQRGNLTIPQEQIDILLNGVDLLTRLAQDSPPDPNVLKGEVAAFLTALSSVKAVSGSPASGSVTSARPSVPETAWTVPRPVAGLSRVLRVAPETLDRLQGLAGETLVASRWFDQYVATMKQLKNLHQGMSHSLDVLQNTLMEGKLNERTEGHLMELVSKTAANQLALSRHLEEMESFDRRFINLSHRLYEEALDCRMRPFADGTQGFPRMVRDLARRLEKDVRLEINGQATSVDRDILERLEAPLSHLVRNAIDHGIESPEERRQSHKPETGTIRLEAQHRGGMLVILVADDGRGVDPENLRKIIVEKELARPDVARRMNAQELLDFMFLPGFTLKNDVTEISGRGVGLDVVQSMVKEVGGTAHASTRPGQGMQIELQLPLTLSVMRALLVEIGGEPYALPSSRITRVLKVPKGKIEVLEGHQFFSQGTQQIGLVTAHQVLGCKESWGLSDEISILLLGDASRMFGVVVDRFLGERELVVRPLDPRLGKIKDIVAAALMPDGSPVLIVDVEDLIRSIETLLSGERLAQVPEFSSSGGVRKQKRILVVDDSLTVRELERKLLDSQGYEVEVAVDGMDGWNAVRTGHYDLVVTDVDMPRLDGIGLVTLIKKDARLASLPVMVVSYKDRDEDRHRGLEAGADYYLTKGSFHEEALLQAVVDLIGEVEA, from the coding sequence ATGAAGCCGAAGAATCCCAACGATCTGAGTCACCTCTCCATGAGGGAACTCTTCCGTCTGGAGGTGGAGAACCAGACCGCCATCCTCACCCGTGGCTTGCTGCGATTGGAGCATAACCCCCAGGACTCCTCCACCTACGAAACCTTGATGCGGGCGGCTCATTCGGTGAAAGGCGCGGCCCGCATCGTGGATCACAGTATTGCCGTCGAACTCGCCCATACAATGGAAGACTGGTTTGTCGCCGCGCAGCGAGGGAATCTGACGATTCCCCAGGAACAAATCGACATTTTGCTCAACGGTGTCGACCTCCTTACTCGATTGGCCCAGGATTCACCTCCGGACCCGAATGTGTTGAAGGGTGAAGTGGCGGCTTTCCTGACCGCCCTGTCGTCGGTCAAGGCCGTCTCAGGCTCCCCGGCCTCGGGTTCCGTCACGTCCGCTCGACCCTCTGTTCCTGAGACTGCTTGGACCGTCCCCCGACCGGTGGCCGGCCTGAGCCGGGTCCTCCGGGTCGCGCCTGAAACCCTGGATCGACTGCAGGGACTCGCGGGTGAGACCCTGGTGGCCTCTCGCTGGTTTGATCAATATGTGGCCACAATGAAGCAACTCAAAAACCTCCACCAGGGAATGTCCCACTCCCTCGACGTCTTGCAGAATACGCTGATGGAAGGGAAACTGAATGAACGGACAGAAGGCCATCTCATGGAACTGGTCTCCAAGACCGCGGCAAATCAGCTGGCCTTGTCCAGACATTTGGAGGAGATGGAGTCTTTCGATCGCCGGTTTATCAATCTGTCTCATCGGCTTTATGAGGAGGCGCTGGATTGTCGCATGCGCCCCTTTGCCGATGGCACTCAGGGATTCCCCCGAATGGTGCGAGATCTTGCGCGGCGACTCGAAAAGGACGTCCGACTCGAAATCAATGGTCAGGCCACCTCGGTCGATCGGGATATCCTGGAACGGCTCGAGGCGCCGTTGAGTCACCTTGTAAGAAATGCGATTGATCACGGCATCGAATCCCCGGAGGAACGGCGGCAATCCCACAAACCGGAAACCGGCACGATCCGGCTTGAGGCCCAGCACCGGGGCGGGATGCTTGTTATCCTGGTGGCCGATGACGGGCGGGGAGTTGATCCGGAAAACCTCCGAAAAATCATCGTGGAAAAGGAACTGGCCCGGCCGGATGTGGCTCGGAGAATGAATGCCCAGGAACTGCTTGATTTCATGTTTTTGCCGGGATTCACCCTGAAGAACGATGTGACCGAAATTTCCGGGAGGGGTGTGGGGCTGGACGTTGTCCAGTCCATGGTTAAGGAGGTTGGGGGCACGGCGCATGCTTCCACCCGGCCAGGCCAAGGGATGCAAATTGAGTTGCAACTCCCCCTGACGCTCTCGGTCATGCGGGCCCTGCTGGTGGAAATCGGCGGGGAACCGTATGCCCTGCCTTCAAGCCGCATCACCCGGGTTTTGAAAGTTCCCAAGGGGAAAATTGAGGTCCTGGAAGGTCACCAGTTCTTTTCCCAGGGAACTCAGCAAATCGGTTTGGTGACCGCTCACCAGGTACTGGGTTGCAAGGAATCCTGGGGTTTGAGTGATGAAATATCCATTCTCCTTCTCGGGGACGCCAGTCGAATGTTCGGTGTGGTGGTTGATCGCTTCTTGGGGGAAAGGGAACTGGTGGTTCGTCCCCTGGATCCGCGCCTTGGAAAGATCAAAGACATCGTGGCCGCCGCTCTCATGCCGGATGGCTCCCCGGTCTTGATCGTTGATGTGGAAGATTTGATCCGGTCCATCGAAACCCTGCTCAGCGGCGAGCGGTTGGCCCAGGTGCCGGAATTCAGCAGTTCAGGCGGGGTCAGGAAGCAGAAGCGTATCCTGGTCGTGGATGATTCCTTGACGGTGCGCGAATTGGAGCGAAAGCTCCTGGACAGCCAGGGTTATGAAGTGGAGGTGGCCGTCGACGGCATGGATGGCTGGAACGCTGTTCGGACCGGGCATTACGATCTGGTCGTCACGGATGTCGATATGCCCCGGCTAGACGGGATCGGGCTCGTGACTTTGATCAAGAAAGATGCCCGGCTCGCTTCCCTTCCGGTGATGGTCGTTTCCTACAAGGATCGTGATGAGGATCGTCACCGCGGGTTGGAAGCCGGAGCTGACTATTATTTGACCAAGGGGAGCTTCCATGAGGAGGCCCTGTTGCAGGCTGTCGTGGACTTGATTGGGGAGGTCGAGGCATGA
- a CDS encoding chemotaxis response regulator protein-glutamate methylesterase produces MRIAIVNDTPMAVEVLRRFLEGMPDHELAWVAQDGQKAVELCAKDVPDLILMDLIMPVMDGVEATRQIMARTPCAILVVTASVGKNSAKVFEAMGAGALDAVRTPIMGSGVKAEGAISLLKKISTISRLLGRPKDRKLLPPTDPMARRVAGQRERLVIIGASAGGPTALAKILSGLPMEFPAAIIVVQHVDSQFAPSMVEWLNDQSALPVHLAKAGDSPQRGTVLVAGSKDHLVFADSTTLALTSEPRNCSYHPSIDVFFESALKHWKGELIAVLLTGMGQDGARGLKALRNAGVMTIAQDRLSSVVYGMPKAAAELDAAARILPLDKIGGSLVSSFNLQGP; encoded by the coding sequence ATGAGGATTGCCATCGTCAATGACACTCCGATGGCTGTCGAGGTCCTGCGACGGTTTCTGGAAGGGATGCCGGATCATGAATTGGCCTGGGTGGCCCAGGATGGCCAAAAGGCCGTGGAGCTCTGTGCGAAGGATGTTCCCGATCTGATTCTGATGGATCTGATCATGCCCGTCATGGATGGGGTTGAAGCCACGCGGCAGATCATGGCTCGAACGCCTTGCGCCATACTGGTCGTCACGGCCTCGGTGGGGAAGAATTCGGCCAAGGTGTTTGAGGCCATGGGGGCAGGCGCCTTGGACGCTGTTCGCACGCCGATCATGGGAAGCGGTGTCAAAGCGGAAGGGGCCATTTCCCTTTTGAAGAAGATCAGCACCATCAGTCGTCTGCTCGGGAGGCCGAAGGACCGGAAGTTGTTGCCCCCGACTGACCCAATGGCACGGCGTGTCGCCGGCCAAAGGGAACGGCTGGTCATCATTGGAGCTTCCGCGGGAGGCCCGACGGCCCTGGCCAAAATCCTGAGTGGACTGCCCATGGAGTTTCCGGCGGCCATCATCGTGGTTCAACATGTGGATTCTCAGTTCGCACCCAGCATGGTCGAATGGCTGAATGACCAGTCGGCTCTTCCGGTGCACCTCGCGAAGGCCGGAGATTCCCCACAGAGGGGAACCGTCCTGGTTGCAGGATCCAAGGATCACCTTGTTTTTGCCGACTCCACAACGCTCGCTCTCACCTCGGAACCCCGCAACTGTTCTTACCACCCCTCCATCGACGTCTTCTTCGAAAGCGCGCTGAAGCATTGGAAGGGCGAATTGATCGCGGTTTTGCTGACGGGAATGGGACAGGACGGCGCCAGGGGGTTGAAGGCGCTGCGGAATGCCGGGGTGATGACCATTGCGCAGGATCGATTGAGCAGCGTGGTCTACGGCATGCCCAAGGCCGCCGCGGAACTGGATGCTGCTGCCCGGATCCTTCCGCTTGACAAAATCGGAGGAAGTCTGGTCAGTTCTTTTAATCTCCAGGGACCCTGA
- a CDS encoding diguanylate cyclase codes for MTRKPPHAALNDATRVLLVDDQALVGEAVRRLLSDQLDIMFCYCPDPEKAIYQANKLNPTVILQDLLMPGIDGLTLVRRFRSNPATSEVPIIVLSTKDDPQVKSQSFLAGANDYLVKLPDKIELIARIRYHSRAFLNQVQRAAAYQALQESERKLSESNASLLLLNQRLEEVNGRIFEMARRDPLTGLVNRRVLDDELTKNAERSIREGHPLTALILDLDYFKSVNDSFGHRVGDAILIAVAEFLARNVRPYDVVARFGGDEFVILLPSCGLETGVQTGERICAQLRALKVVDCPRTITASIGVAALLPGQSTQRLLERADTALYNAKKNGRNQVISEFSLQTAASPSDPSRPDDDQDPPTHT; via the coding sequence ATGACGAGAAAACCACCCCACGCAGCCTTGAATGACGCCACCCGGGTCTTACTGGTCGATGACCAGGCCCTGGTGGGAGAAGCCGTCCGCCGCTTGTTATCCGATCAGCTGGACATCATGTTTTGTTACTGCCCCGACCCCGAGAAGGCCATCTACCAGGCCAACAAACTCAACCCCACCGTCATCCTGCAAGATCTCCTTATGCCCGGAATCGACGGGCTCACTCTGGTGCGGCGCTTTCGTTCGAACCCCGCCACGTCGGAAGTACCCATCATCGTCCTTTCCACGAAAGACGACCCGCAGGTCAAGAGTCAATCGTTTCTGGCCGGCGCTAATGATTATTTGGTGAAACTGCCGGACAAGATTGAATTGATCGCCCGAATCCGTTATCACTCCAGGGCCTTCCTCAACCAGGTGCAGCGTGCCGCGGCCTACCAGGCCCTCCAGGAGAGTGAGCGAAAACTGTCCGAGAGCAACGCGTCCCTGCTCCTGCTCAACCAGAGACTGGAGGAGGTCAATGGAAGAATATTTGAGATGGCAAGGCGAGACCCGTTGACCGGGCTGGTCAATCGGCGGGTATTGGATGACGAATTGACAAAAAATGCCGAGCGCTCCATCCGTGAAGGTCACCCCCTGACCGCCCTGATCCTGGACCTGGATTATTTCAAATCCGTGAATGACAGCTTCGGCCACAGGGTGGGGGACGCCATCTTAATCGCTGTCGCCGAATTCCTCGCCCGGAACGTCCGTCCTTATGATGTGGTGGCGCGCTTCGGGGGGGATGAATTTGTCATTCTGCTCCCCAGCTGTGGTCTGGAGACGGGGGTTCAAACCGGCGAGAGGATTTGCGCCCAGTTGAGAGCCTTAAAGGTTGTGGACTGTCCCCGCACGATCACAGCGAGCATAGGCGTGGCGGCCCTGCTCCCCGGGCAGTCCACTCAACGTCTTCTGGAGCGCGCTGACACGGCACTGTACAATGCAAAGAAAAACGGCCGGAATCAGGTGATCTCGGAGTTCTCCCTGCAGACGGCCGCCTCGCCTTCCGACCCGTCCCGGCCCGATGACGACCAGGACCCTCCCACCCACACCTGA
- a CDS encoding ABC transporter permease yields the protein MTLARFVYKNTFRNKRRSILTVLSISFSLLLLTLMITVYRGFYIDQGPADSALRLITRHRVSLNFFMPSYYREKIRAVPGVVQVSPLNWFGGIYKDTKPENFFAQFGTDPQEIFKVHNEWKIPSDQLTAWQRDRAGTVVSTTLAKKYGWKIGDRLVIKGNIFPVDLELTIRGIFDAGEEFNSLLFDKEYVEEAVAWAKGQAGTFAIRVASPDDVSRVAAGIDDTFRNSPAPTRTESEKDFLLEFVAMMGNVKAFILSIALAVTFAILLVSANTMAMSVRERIREVAILKTLGFTQSTVLVLFVAEAMFLALVGGLLGAFAAKGLIAGASHSPMGDMMAGMRVTGFTFVISLGVAALVGFASAFVPAFRASRLNIVEGLRHIG from the coding sequence ATGACCCTTGCACGATTTGTTTACAAGAATACCTTCCGTAACAAGCGCCGGAGTATCCTGACCGTCCTGAGCATCAGCTTCTCGCTTTTGCTCCTGACCCTGATGATCACGGTCTATCGAGGGTTTTATATTGACCAGGGACCGGCTGATTCAGCCCTCCGGCTCATCACCCGACACCGTGTGTCGTTGAATTTCTTCATGCCGTCTTACTATCGTGAAAAGATACGGGCTGTCCCCGGCGTGGTCCAGGTTTCTCCCCTGAACTGGTTTGGCGGCATCTACAAGGACACCAAACCTGAAAATTTTTTCGCTCAATTTGGAACTGACCCGCAGGAGATCTTCAAAGTCCACAACGAGTGGAAAATCCCCTCCGACCAGCTCACCGCCTGGCAGAGGGATCGCGCGGGAACCGTGGTTTCAACCACCCTCGCCAAAAAATACGGCTGGAAGATCGGGGATCGCCTTGTCATCAAGGGCAATATCTTTCCAGTCGATTTGGAACTCACGATCCGGGGAATCTTTGATGCCGGGGAGGAATTCAACTCTTTGCTTTTCGACAAAGAGTATGTGGAGGAAGCCGTGGCCTGGGCCAAAGGTCAGGCGGGCACCTTTGCGATCCGGGTGGCCTCCCCCGATGATGTTTCCCGGGTGGCCGCGGGGATTGACGATACGTTTCGCAACTCCCCGGCGCCGACGCGAACGGAAAGCGAGAAAGACTTCCTGCTCGAGTTTGTCGCGATGATGGGGAACGTGAAGGCCTTTATCCTGAGTATTGCCCTGGCCGTGACCTTCGCCATTCTGCTGGTTTCAGCCAACACGATGGCGATGTCGGTCCGCGAGCGGATTCGGGAAGTCGCGATCTTGAAAACCCTGGGGTTCACGCAGTCGACCGTCCTGGTGCTGTTCGTCGCGGAAGCCATGTTCCTGGCTCTGGTGGGAGGCTTGCTGGGCGCTTTCGCGGCCAAAGGGCTCATCGCGGGCGCGAGCCATTCGCCCATGGGCGACATGATGGCGGGCATGAGGGTGACCGGTTTCACCTTCGTGATCTCCCTTGGTGTGGCCGCCCTGGTGGGATTCGCCAGCGCCTTCGTGCCGGCCTTCCGGGCTTCCCGCTTGAATATCGTGGAGGGCCTGAGGCACATTGGGTGA